One genomic segment of Alosa sapidissima isolate fAloSap1 chromosome 13, fAloSap1.pri, whole genome shotgun sequence includes these proteins:
- the LOC121680839 gene encoding myosin heavy chain, fast skeletal muscle-like, translated as MGDSEMAQYGPAAIYLRKPEKERLEAQTKPFDAKTACYVVDKEDLYVKGTIKNKEGGKCVVETLETKEERTVKEDEVFPMNPPKFDKIEDMAMMTHLNEASVLYNLKERYAAWMIYTYSGLFCVTVNPYKWLPVYDHEVVNAYRGKKRVEAPPHIFSVSDNAFQFMLQDRENQSVLITGESGAGKTVNTKRVIQYFATIAVAGGKKSEAPASSGKIKGSLEDQIIAANPLLEAYGNAKTVRNDNSSRFGKFIRIHFGTSGKLASADIETYLLEKSRVTFQLPDERGYHIFFQMMTNHKPEIIEMCLITSNPYDFPMCSQGQVTVASINDKEELDATDDAIDILGFSNEEKVTIYKLTGAVLHHGNMKFKQKQREEQAEPDGTEDADKVAYLVGLNSADMLKALCYPRVKVGNEFVTKGQTVPQVNNAVSALSKSIYERMFLWMVIRINQMLDTKQPRQFFIGVLDIAGFEIFDFNSMEQLCINFTNEKLQQFFNHHMFVLEQEEYKKEGIVWEFIDFGMDLAACIELIEKPMGIFAILEEECMFPKASDTTFKNKLYDQHLGKTKAFEKPKPAKGKAEAHFSMMHYAGTVDYNIAGWLDKNKDPLNDSVVQLYQKSGVKLLPVLYPPVVEEPAGGGGGKKGGKKKGGSMQTVSSQFRENLGKLMTNLRSTHPHFVRCLIPNEIKKPGLMQNFLVIHQLRCNGVLEGIRICRKGFPSRILYGDFKQRYKVLNASVIPDGQFIDNKKASEKLLGSIDVDHTQYMFGHTKVFFKAGLLGTLEEMRDEKLVSLVTMTQALCRAFLMRKEFVKMMERREAIYTIQYNIRSFMNVKHWPWMKVYYKIKPLLKSAETEKELATLKEEHDKLKDVHAKVEAKKKELEEKMVALVQERNDLALQVASGNEGLNDAEERCEGLIKSKIQLEAKLKETAERLEDEEEINAELTAKKRKLEDECSELKKDIDDLELTLAKVEKEKHATENKVKNLTEEMASQDESIAKLTKEKKALQEAHQQTLDDLQAEEDKVNTLTKSKTKLEQQVDDLEGSLEQEKKLRMDLERTKRKLEGDLKLTQETIMDLENDKQQSEEKLKKKDFETSQLLSKIEDEQSLGAQLQKKIKELQARIEELEEEIEAERAARAKVEKQRADLSRELEEITERLEEAGGATASQIEMNKKREAEFQKLRRDLEESTLQHEATAAALRKKQADSVAELGEQIDNLQRVKQKLEKEKSEYKMEIDDLASNMEAVAKAKGNLEKMCRTLEDQLSEIKSKSDEAARQVNDLSAQRARLQTENGELGRQIEEKDALVSQLTRSKQAFTQQIEELKRLNEEEVKAKNALAHAVQSARHDCDLLREQFEEEQEAKAELQRGMSKANSEVAQWRTKYETDAIQRTEELEESKKKLAQRLQEAEEQIEAVNSKCASLDKTKQRLQGEVEDLMIDMERANALAANLDKKQRNFDKVLAEWKQKYEEGQAELEGAQKEARSLSTELFKMKNSYEESLDHLETLKRENKNLQQEISDLTEQLGETGKSIHELEKAKKTVETEKSEIQTALEEAEGTLEHEESKILRVQLELNQIKGEVDRKLAEKEEEMEQIKRNSQRVIDSMQSTLDSEVRSRNDALRIKKKMEGDLNEMEIQLSHANRQAAESQKQLRNVQAQLKDAQLHLDDAVRGQEDGKEQVAMVERRNTLMVAEIEELRAALEQTERGRKVAEQELVDASERVGLLHSQNTSLINTKKKLEADLVQVQSEVDDIVQEARNAEDKAKKAITDAAMMAEELKKEQDTSCHLERMKKNLEVTVKDLQHRLDEAENLAMKGGKKQLQKLESRVRELEGEVENEQRRGVDAIKGVRKYERRVKELTYQTEEDKKNVTRLQDLVDKLQLKVKAYKRQAEEAEEQANGYLSKFRKVQHELEEAEERADIAESQVNKLRAKSRDAGKGKEAAE; from the exons ATGGGGGACAGTGAAATGGCCCAATATGGCCCAGCTGCCATCTACCTTCGTAAGCCTGAGAAGGAGAGACTTGAGGCCCAAACCAAGCCCTTTGATGCAAAGACTGCTTGCTATGTGGTTGACAAAGAGGACTTGTACGTCAAGGGTACAATAAAAAATAAGGAAGGTGGCAAATGCGTCGTTGAAACCCTTGAAACCAAGGAG GAAAGGACTGTGAAGGAAGACGAAGTCTTCCCTATGAATCCTCCCAAGTTCGACAAAATTGAGGACATGGCCATGATGACCCACCTCAATGAAGCCTCCGTCCTGTATAACCTCAAAGAGCGTTATGCAGCATGGATGATCTAC ACCTACTCTGGACTTTTCTGTGTCACTGTGAACCCCTACAAGTGGCTCCCAGTGTACGATCATGAAGTGGTGAATGCCTACAGAGGCAAGAAGCGCGTGGAGGCCCCACCCCacatcttctctgtctctgacaaCGCATTTCAGTTCATGCTTCAAG ACAGGGAGAATCAGTCTGTCCTGATCAC CGGAGAATCTGGTGCTGGAAAGACCGTAAACACCAAGCGTGTCATCCAGTACTTTGCAACAATTGCAGTGGCTGGTGGCAAGAAGTCAGAGGCACCAGCCAGCAGTGGAAAAATTAAG GGCTCTCTTGAAGACCAGATCATTGCCGCCAACCCACTGCTGGAAGCTTATGGTAATGCCAAGACTGTGAGGAATGACAACTCTTCACGTTTT GGTAAATTCATCAGAATTCACTTTGGCACTTCTGGAAAACTGGCTAGTGCTGATATTGAGACTT ACCTGCTGGAGAAGTCTAGAGTGACATTCCAGCTTCCCGATGAGAGAGGCTACCATATCTTCTTCCAGATGATGACCAACCACAAGCCTGAAATTATAG AAATGTGCCTCATCACATCCAACCCCTATGACTTCCCAATGTGCAGTCAGGGTCAGGTCACTGTGGCGAGTATTAATGACAAAGAGGAGTTGGATGCCACAGAT GACGCCATTGATATCCTGGGTTTCAGTAATGAGGAGAAAGTCACCATTTATAAGCTGACTGGTGCTGTGCTCCATCATGGCAACATGAAATTCAAGCAGAAGCAGCGTGAAGAGCAGGCTGAGCCTGATGGCACTGAGG ATGCTGACAAAGTCGCTTACCTCGTGGGCCTGAACTCTGCTGACATGCTGAAGGCTTTGTGCTACCCAAGAGTGAAAGTCGGAAATGAATTTGTCACCAAGGGTCAGACTGTGCCACAG GTCAATAACGCAGTGTCGGCCTTGTCCAAGTCTATCTATGAAAGGATGTTCTTGTGGATGGTCATCCGTATCAACCAGATGTTGGACACTAAACAGCCAAGGCAGTTCTTTATCGGTGTGCTGGATATTGCTGGCTTTGAGATTTTTGAT TTCAACAGCATGGAGCAGCTGTGCATCAACTTCACAAATGAGAAATTACAACAGTTCTTCAACCACCACATGTTCGTTCTGGAGCAAGAGGAGTACAAGAAAGAGGGCATTGTTTGGGAGTTCATTGACTTCGGCATGGACTTGGCCGCTTGCATTGAGCTTATAGAAAAG CCTATGGGTATCTTTGCCATCCTTGAAGAGGAGTGCATGTTCCCCAAGGCCTCTGACACCACGTTCAAGAATAAGTTGTATGATCAACATCTTGGCAAGACTAAGGCCTTTGAGAAGCCCAAGCCTGCCAAAGGCAAGGCTGAGGCCCACTTCTCCATGATGCACTATGCCGGCACTGTGGACTACAACATTGCTGGCTGGCTGGACAAGAACAAGGATCCACTGAACGATTCTGTTGTGCAGCTGTACCAGAAGTCGGGAGTTAAACTCCTACCTGTCTTGTACCCACCTGTTGTTGAGG agcctgctggtggtggtggtggtaagaagGGTGGTAAGAAGAAGGGTGGCTCCATGCAGACTGTGTCATCTCAGTTCAGG GAGAACTTGGGCAAACTGATGACCAACTTGAGAAGCACCCATCCCCACTTTGTGCGTTGTCTGATTCCAAATGAAATTAAGAAACCAG GTCTTATGCAGAATTTCCTGGTCATCCACCAGCTCAGGTGCAATGGTGTACTTGAGGGTATCAGAATCTGCAGAAAGGGTTTCCCAAGCAGAATCCTATATGGTGACTTCAAGCAAAG ATACAAAGTGCTGAATGCCAGTGTGATCCCTGATGGTCAATTCATTGATAACAAGAAGGCTTCTGAGAAGCTCTTGGGATCCATTGATGTTGATCACACCCAGTACATGTTTGGACACACAAAG GTGTTCTTCAAAGCTGGCTTGCTGGGTACCCTtgaggagatgcgagatgagaAACTGGTTTCCCTGGTCACAATGACTCAGGCTCTCTGCCGTGCATTCCTGATGAGGAAGGAGTTTGTCAAGATGATGGAAAGGag AGAGGCTATCTACACCATCCAGTACAATATACGGTCATTCATGAATGTCAAGCACTGGCCATGGATGAAGGTTTACTACAAGATCAAGCCCCTACTGAAGAGTGCTGAAACTGAGAAGGAGCTGGCCACCCTGAAGGAGGAGCATGACAAACTTAAAGATGTCCATGCAAAGGTTGAGGCCAAGAAGAAGGAGCTCGAGGAGAAGATGGTGGCTCTGGTGCAAGAGAGGAATGACCTGGCACTTCAAGTGGCATCT GGAAATGAGGGTCTCAATGATGCTGAGGAGAGGTGTGAAGGTCTTATCAAAAGTAAGATCCAGCTCGAGGCCAAGCTCAAAGAAACAGCCGAGAGactggaggatgaagaggaaatCAATGCTGAGCTGACTGCCAAGAAGAGGAAACTGGAGGATGAGTGCTCTGAACTGAAGAAGGACATTGATGATCTGGAGCTGACCTTGGCCAAAGTGGAGAAGGAAAAACATGCCACCGAGAACAAG GTCAAGAACCTAACTGAAGAGATGGCCTCTCAGGATGAGTCCATTGCTAAGCTAACTAAGGAGAAGAAAGCCCTACAAGAGGCCCATCAGCAGACTCTTGATGATCTTCAGGCAGAGGAAGACAAAGTCAACACTCTGACCAAATCAAAGACTAAGCTTGAACAGCAAGTGGATGAT CTTGAGGGTTCCCTGGAGCAAGAAAAGAAGCTCCGTATGGACCTTGAGAGAACTAAAAGAAAGCTTGAGGGTGACCTGAAGCTGACCCAGGAGACCATCATGGATCTGGAGAATGACAAGCAACAGTCTGAGGAGAAGCTGAAGAA GAAGGACTTTGAAACAAGCCAACTTCTTAGCAAGATTGAAGATGAACAATCATTGGGTGCTCAGCTGCAGAAGAAGATCAAGGAGCTTCAG GCCCGCATTGAGGAACTAGAGGAAGAGATTGAGGCTGAGCGTGCAGCTCGTGCCAAGGTTGAGAAGCAGAGAGCTGATCTCTCCAGGGAACTTGAGGAGATCACTGAAAGGCTTGAGGAGGCTGGTGGTGCCACTGCTTCTCAAATTGAGATGAACAAGAAGCGTGAGGCTGAGTTCCAGAAGCTGCGTCGTGACCTTGAGGAGTCCACCCTGCAGCATGAAGCCACTGCTGCAGCTCTCCGCAAGAAGCAGGCCGACAGTGTGGCTGAGCTGGGAGAGCAGATTGACAACCTTCAGCGTGTCAAGCAGAAGcttgagaaggagaagagtgaaTACAAGATGGAGATTGATGATCTCGCCAGCAACATGGAGGCTGTTGCTAAAGCTAAG GGGAATCTAGAGAAGATGTGCCGCACCCTTGAGGACCAACTCAGTGAAATCAAGTCCAAGAGTGATGAGGCTGCCCGTCAGGTTAATGACCTCAGTGCTCAGAGAGCAAGACTTCAGACGGAAAATGGTGAGCTTGGCCGCCAGATTGAGGAGAAAGATGCTCTTGTGTCTCAGCTGACCAGAAGCAAACAGGCCTTCACTCAGCAAATTGAGGAGCTGAAGAGACTGAATGAGGAGGAGGTCAAG GCCAAGAATGCCCTGGCCCATGCTGTTCAGTCTGCACGGCATGACTGTGACCTCCTGAGGGAGCAGTttgaggaagagcaggaggcTAAAGCTGAACTGCAGCGTGGCATGTCCAAGGCCAACAGCGAGGTTGCTCAGTGGAGGACCAAGTATGAAACTGATGCCATCCAGCGCACTGAGGAGCTTGAGGAGTCCAA AAAAAAGCTTGCCCAGCGTCTGCAGGAGGCTGAAGAGCAAATCGAGGCCGTCAACTCCAAGTGTGCCTCTCTGGATAAGACCAAGCAGAGACTCCAGGGTGAGGTTGAGGACCTCATGATTGACATGGAGAGAGCCAATGCTTTAGCTGCCAACCTTGACAAGAAGCAAAGAAACTTTGACAAG GTCCTGGCAGAATGGAAGCAGAAGTACGAGGAGGGTCAGGCAGAGTTGGAGGGTGCTCAGAAAGAGGCTCGTTCTCTCAGCACTGAGCTGTTCAAGATGAAGAACTCCTATGAGGAGTCTCTTGACCACCTGGAGACCCTGAAGAGGGAGAACAAGAATTTACAAC AGGAAATCTCAGACCTGACTGAGCAGCTTGGTGAGACTGGAAAGAGCATCCATGAGCTGGAGAAGGCCAAGAAGACTGTAGAAACTGAAAAGTCTGAGATCCAGACAGCCCTGGAGGAGGCTGAG GGAACTCTCGAGCATGAGGAGTCCAAGATTCTTCGTGTCCAACTTGAACTCAACCAGATCAAGGGTGAGGTTGACAGGAAACTTGCAGAAAaggaagaggagatggagcAGATCAAGAGGAACAGCCAGAGGGTGATTGATTCCATGcagagcactctggactctgaggtCAGGAGCAGGAATGATGCCCTGAGAATCAAGAAGAAAATGGAGGGAGACCTCAATGAGATGGAAATTCAACTGAGCCATGCTAACCGCCAGGCTGCTGAGTCCCAGAAACAACTGAGAAATGTGCAGGCTCAACTCAAG GATGCCCAACTGCACCTTGATGATGCTGTCAGAGGACAAGAAGACGGGAAGGAGCAGGTTGCCATGGTGGAGCGCAGGAACACCCTGATGGTGGCTGAGATTGAGGAGCTCAGAGCTGCCctggagcagacagagagaggccgcAAAGTGGCTGAACAGGAGCTGGTTGATGCCAGTGAGCGTGTTGGCCTTCTGCACTCTCAG AACACAAGTCTGATTAACACCAAGAAGAAGCTTGAGGCTGACCTGGTTCAGGTCCAAAGTGAGGTTGATGACATTGTCCAGGAGGCTAGAAATGCAGAGGACAAGGCCAAGAAAGCCATCACTGAT GCTGCCATGATGGCAGAGGAGCTGAAGAAGGAGCAGGACACCAGTTGTCATCTggagaggatgaagaagaaCCTGGAGGTCACTGTGAAGGATCTGCAGCACCGCCTGGATGAGGCTGAGAATCTGGCCATGAAGGGTGGCAAGAAACAACTCCAGAAACTGGAGTCCAGG GTTCGTGAGCTGGAAGGTGAGGTTGAGAATGAACAACGACGTGGTGTTGATGCTATCAAGGGTGTCCGCAAATACGAGAGGAGGGTGAAGGAACTCACCTACCAG acTGAGGAGGACAAGAAGAATGTCACCAGACTGCAGGACCTGGTTGACAAGCTGCAGCTGAAGGTCAAAGCCTATAAGAGGCAGGCTGAGGAAGCT